The Malus sylvestris chromosome 12, drMalSylv7.2, whole genome shotgun sequence genome contains a region encoding:
- the LOC126593480 gene encoding uncharacterized protein LOC126593480 isoform X1, which translates to MEKQMSFKKRESTTDKALSHEEQLAKIYEVRKMMGPIADRLPAICSEDSISRYLRARNWNTKKAGKMLKETIKWRSEFKPEKIQWEDIAQEAETGKMYRANYYDKFGRTVLILRPGFQNTNAVNKQIMYLVYCMENAILNMSSDQEQMAWLIDFQQWNTSSISLKATRETAKILQNHYPERLGIGILYNPPKVFESFWTMVKPFLEQKTHKKVKFVYSDNPQSKKVMEDLFNMDKLESAFGGRSSGGFDYEAYGQRMREDDKKMSSFVDSGCSSAYSPSIMSELQRSELSSDQCSEASDEGGCSSCDKAASSNVEVADEKVQGQPHDSKDVANGNTKVAVR; encoded by the exons ATGGAAAAACag ATGTCATTCAAAAAGCGGGAAAGCACAACAGATAAAGCATTGTCCCATGAAGAGCAGCTGGCCAAG ATTTATGAGGTGAGGAAGATGATGGGTCCTATTGCGGATAGGCTGCCAGCCATTTGTTCAGAAGATTCAATATCAAGGTACCTACGAGCGCGGAACTGGAATACGAAGAAGGCAGGCAAGATGCTGAAAGAAACCATAAAATGGAGGTCGGAGTTCAAGCCCGAGAAGATCCAATGG GAAGACATTGCTCAAGAAGCGGAGACAGGAAAAATGTACAGAGCCAATTACTATGACAAGTTTGGAAGGACAGTTCTTATCCTGAGGCCTGGTTTTCAG AACACGAATGCAGTAAACAAGCAGATCATGTATTTGGTATACTGCATGGAGAATGCCATTCTGAATATGAGTTCAGATCAGGAACAGATGGCGTGGCTAATCGATTTTCAACAGTGGAACACATCAAGCATATCGTTGAAGGCGACTAGGGAAACAGCAAAGATCCTGCAAAATCATTACCCTGAGAGATTGGGAATTGGCATCCTCTATAATCCACCAAAAGTATTTGAGTCCTTTTGGACG ATGGTAAAACCATTTCTTGAGCAGAAAACACACAAGAAGGTGAAGTTTGTGTACTCGGACAACCCGCAGAGCAAGAAGGTAATGGAAGATCTTTTCAACATGGACAAGTTGGAATCTGCATTTGGTGGAAGAAGTTCAGGTGGTTTTGACTATGAAGCTTACGGACAAAGAATGCGAGAAGATGACAAGAAAATGTCTAGTTTCGTTGACTCTGGCTGTTCGTCAGCTTACTCACCATCAATCATGTCTGAGTTGCAGCGGTCGGAGTTGTCTTCTGACCAATGTTCCGAGGCCTCTGATGAAGGCGGTTGCTCGTCGTGCGACAAAGCAGCTTCATCGAACGTGGAGGTTGCCGATGAGAAGGTACAAGGACAACCGCACGACAGCAAAGATGTTGCAAATGGCAACACAAAAGTAGCTGTACGATGA
- the LOC126593480 gene encoding uncharacterized protein LOC126593480 isoform X2, giving the protein MSFKKRESTTDKALSHEEQLAKIYEVRKMMGPIADRLPAICSEDSISRYLRARNWNTKKAGKMLKETIKWRSEFKPEKIQWEDIAQEAETGKMYRANYYDKFGRTVLILRPGFQNTNAVNKQIMYLVYCMENAILNMSSDQEQMAWLIDFQQWNTSSISLKATRETAKILQNHYPERLGIGILYNPPKVFESFWTMVKPFLEQKTHKKVKFVYSDNPQSKKVMEDLFNMDKLESAFGGRSSGGFDYEAYGQRMREDDKKMSSFVDSGCSSAYSPSIMSELQRSELSSDQCSEASDEGGCSSCDKAASSNVEVADEKVQGQPHDSKDVANGNTKVAVR; this is encoded by the exons ATGTCATTCAAAAAGCGGGAAAGCACAACAGATAAAGCATTGTCCCATGAAGAGCAGCTGGCCAAG ATTTATGAGGTGAGGAAGATGATGGGTCCTATTGCGGATAGGCTGCCAGCCATTTGTTCAGAAGATTCAATATCAAGGTACCTACGAGCGCGGAACTGGAATACGAAGAAGGCAGGCAAGATGCTGAAAGAAACCATAAAATGGAGGTCGGAGTTCAAGCCCGAGAAGATCCAATGG GAAGACATTGCTCAAGAAGCGGAGACAGGAAAAATGTACAGAGCCAATTACTATGACAAGTTTGGAAGGACAGTTCTTATCCTGAGGCCTGGTTTTCAG AACACGAATGCAGTAAACAAGCAGATCATGTATTTGGTATACTGCATGGAGAATGCCATTCTGAATATGAGTTCAGATCAGGAACAGATGGCGTGGCTAATCGATTTTCAACAGTGGAACACATCAAGCATATCGTTGAAGGCGACTAGGGAAACAGCAAAGATCCTGCAAAATCATTACCCTGAGAGATTGGGAATTGGCATCCTCTATAATCCACCAAAAGTATTTGAGTCCTTTTGGACG ATGGTAAAACCATTTCTTGAGCAGAAAACACACAAGAAGGTGAAGTTTGTGTACTCGGACAACCCGCAGAGCAAGAAGGTAATGGAAGATCTTTTCAACATGGACAAGTTGGAATCTGCATTTGGTGGAAGAAGTTCAGGTGGTTTTGACTATGAAGCTTACGGACAAAGAATGCGAGAAGATGACAAGAAAATGTCTAGTTTCGTTGACTCTGGCTGTTCGTCAGCTTACTCACCATCAATCATGTCTGAGTTGCAGCGGTCGGAGTTGTCTTCTGACCAATGTTCCGAGGCCTCTGATGAAGGCGGTTGCTCGTCGTGCGACAAAGCAGCTTCATCGAACGTGGAGGTTGCCGATGAGAAGGTACAAGGACAACCGCACGACAGCAAAGATGTTGCAAATGGCAACACAAAAGTAGCTGTACGATGA
- the LOC126593481 gene encoding C-type lectin receptor-like tyrosine-protein kinase At1g52310: MGLMEGNPIAVQLVAPLIVCILLGACDSHRVYKESIRRHLVASGTEESKEPCPTGWILGPNRRKCFGYMRSPQPWNESETHCKSYNGNLAAFKTSQELTFARNLCAETSGCWVGGRGVNSTIGLGWKWFDNTSYWNWSFFPGEPLQSICSNISCHTNSSVDVCILVTNRSTSLSAERCNTSRDFICMVDLGNRCYHMHCHREYLIILGVVSGLILFTTLAVVIWLLAYKRSKKRRRSRKLSNPAETALVPPSWKVFMKEELRSITKNFSEGNRLLGDAKTGGTYSGLLPDGSRVAVKRLKRSSFQRKKEFYSEIGRVSRLHHPNLVAVKGCCYDHGDRYIVYEFIVNGPLDKWLHHIPRGGRSLDWAVRMKIATTLAQGIAFLHDKVKPHVVHRDIRASNVLLDEDFGAHLMGVGLSKFVPYEVIHERTVMAGGTYGYLAPEFVYRNELTTKSDVYSFGVLLLEIVSGRRPAQAVDSVGWQSIFEWATPLVQAHRYPDLLDPHITASSSGIPEAGVIQKVVDLVYACTQHVPSMRPRMSHIVHQLQQLAQTPVPK, from the exons AACCATGCCCTACTGGTTGGATTCTTGGACCTAATAGGAGGAAGTGCTTTGGTTATATGAGAAGCCCCCAACCATGGAACGAGTCAGAAACCCATTGTAAAAGTTATAATGGCAACTTAGCAGCATTCAAAACATCTCAAGAACTTACGTTTGCTCGAAATCTGTGTGCTGAAACCAGTGGCTGCTGGGTTGGAGGAAGAGGTGTCAACTCTACCATTGGTCTTGGTTGGAAATGGTTTGATAATACTTCGTATTGGAATTGGTCTTTCTTTCCTGGGGAACCTCTTCAATCCATTTGCAGTAACATCTCTTGCCACACCAATAGTTCTGTCGATGTATGCATATTGGTGACTAATAGATCCACATCTCTCTCGGCTGAAAGATGCAATACGTCTCGTGATTTTATATGCATGGTTGATTTAG GGAACAGATGTTACCACATGCATTGCCACAGAGAATATCTTATTATCCTTGGAGTAGTAAGTGGGTTGATTCTCTTCACAACATTAGCTGTAGTCATTTGGCTTCTTGCATACAAGCGGAGCAAGAAGCGCAGACGTTCCCGCAAACTATCTAATCCAGCAGAAACTGCATTAGTCCCTCCGTCATGGAAAGTCTTCATGAAAGAGGAACTAAGGTCAATTACAAAGAACTTTAGTGAAGGAAACCGTCTTCTGGGAGATGCCAAGACAGGAGGCACGTATAGTGGACTTCTTCCTGATGGCTCAAGGGTTGCTGTTAAGAGGTTGAAGAGATCTAGTTTTCAAAGGAAAAAGGAGTTCTACTCTGAAATTGGAAGGGTTTCAAGGCTTCACCACCCAAATTTGGTGGCTGTGAAAGGCTGCTGTTATGATCATGGTGATCGCTACATAGTTTATGAGTTCATAGTTAATGGACCTTTGGATAAATGGCTGCACCACATACCTAGGGGTGGTCGGAGCTTAGATTGGGCCGTGAGAATGAAAATTGCCACAACTCTTGCTCAAGGAATTGC GTTCTTGCATGACAAGGTGAAGCCACATGTCGTGCATCGTGATATCCGTGCCAGTAATGTACTGCTTGATGAAGATTTCGGAGCACATCTAATGGGGGTTGGTCTGTCAAAGTTTGTCCCATATGAAGTGATCCATGAGAGGACCGTGATGGCTGGTGGCACATACGGATACCTTGCTCCAGAATTTGTCTACAGAAATGAACTTACGACAAAGAGTGATGTTTATAGTTTTGGTGTGCTGCTGCTTGAAATTGTCAGTGGACGTAGACCTGCACAGGCCGTTGATTCTGTGGGTTGGCAGAGCATTTTTGAGTGGGCAACACCTCTGGTTCAGGCTCATCGCTACCCGGACCTCCTGGATCCTCATATAACCGCTTCTTCTTCTGGGATTCCGGAGGCTGGTGTGATTCAAAAGGTGGTGGACCTCGTTTATGCTTGTACACAGCATGTCCCATCAATGCGCCCGAGGATGTCACACATTGTTCATCAGCTTCAACAGTTAGCCCAGACTCCCGTTCCAAAATAG